CAACTCTGCAGGCCAAATGTATCCGGACCAAAGCTTGTACCCGGTCAACTCGGTTCCAGATGTGGTACGTAAAATCAACCGCGCCTTGCAGCGCGCAGACCAAATCGACAGCGTCGAAAACACAGAAGGCTTTGACTGGTTCGCACCGATCGTCGCGGATGCAGAAGCCGGATTTGGCGGACCGCTCAATGTATACGAATTGATGAAATCGATGATCGAAGCTGGTGCAGCTGGCGTACACTTTGAAGATCAGCTCGCGTCAGAGAAAAAATGTGGACACCTCGGCGGTAAAGTATTGCTGCCGACTCAAAACGCAGTGAAAAATCTAGTCTCGGCTAGATTGGCAGCTGATGTAATGGGTGTTCCGACACTCATCATCGCCCGTACGGATGCAGATGCAGCGGACTTGATCACGAGCGATATCGATAAGCGCGACCATCCGTTCATCACCGGCGAACGGACACCGGAAGGCTTCTACCGCACAAACCCTGGCATTGACCAAGCCATCGCCCGAGGACTTGCTTACGCACCATATGCTGACTTGATCTGGTGTGAAACGTCCCACCCGAATTTGGAAGAAGCACAGCAATTCGCCGATGCCATTCATGCACAATTCCCAGGCAAAATGCTCGCTTATAACTGCTCTCCTTCATTTAACTGGGCTGCGAAATTGGACGAGGAAACCATCGCGAAATACCAAGTCGAACTTGGCAAGATGGGCTATAAATTCCAATTCGTTACTCTTGCAGGTTTCCATGCACTCAACCACAGCATGTTCGAACTGGCTTACGATTACCGGGACAACGGCATGGCTGCTTACTCAAAATTGCAGCAAGCTGAATTCGCTTCAGAATCGAAAGGCTACACAGCAACTCGCCACCAGCGTGAAGTCGGAACTAGCTATTTCGATGAAATCTCACAAATCGTCTCGGGCGGCACCAGCTCCACAACGGCGATGAAAGGCTCAACTGAAACCGAGCAATTCCAGACAGCGAAAGGGTGATCCGTGTGCTGACAAAATCGAATGTACAGATTACAGGTGAAGCGGTTCCAGGCATAAAGGAGATTTTGACTCCTGAATCGCTGGTATTCATTGAAAAGCTGCATGATCGTTTTGATAGGCGGCGGATCGAATTGCTCGAGAGACGACAAGTGCGCCAACAAGAACTCGATAGCGGCAAGAAGCTCGATTTCCTTCCTGAAACGAAAAATATTCGTGAAGAGGATTGGAAAATCACTCCCCTCCCTGAAGATATGAAAGACCGCCGAGTGGAAATCACCGGTCCGACCAACCGCAAAATGCTCATCAACGCCCTGAACTCCGGGGCGAAGATGTTCATGGCGGATCTTGAAGATGCGACAGCGCCTAACTGGTTTAACGTCATCGATGGCCAAATCAATTTGCGCGACGCAGTACGCCGCCAAATCGATTTTGAAATTCCTGAAACCGGCAAGAAATATGCACTGAATGAACAAACAGCGGTTTTGATGGTCCGCCCCCGCGGTTGGCATTTGCCGGAGAAAAATATTCAAATCAATGGCCAACCGGCTTCCGGCAGCCTCGTTGATTTTGGCCTTTACTTTTTCCATAACGCCAAAGAGTTAATCAAACACGGTACTGGCCCTTACTTCTATTTACCGAAACTCGAAAGCCACCAGGAAGCCCGACTTTGGAACGATGTGTTCATTTTTGCACAAGACGAACTCGGCATTCCGCAAGGCACGATCCGGGCAACGGTATTAATCGAAACCATCATGGCCGCATTCGAAATGGACGAAATCCTCTACGAACTGCGTGATCATTCAGCCGGCCTCAACTGCGGCCGCTGGGATTACATCTTCTCGGTCATCAAGCGGTTGCGCAACAATCCGGAGTACATTTTCCCAGACCGCTCCCAAGTGACAATGACCGTGCCATTCATGAAAGCCTATACCTCACTGTGTATTAAAACCTGCCACCGAAGAGGAGCTCCGGCAATGGGTGGCATGGCTGCACAAATTCCGGTCAAAGGCGATGACGAAGCGAATACAGCTGCTTTCAACAAAGTTGCTGAAGACAAGCGTCGTGAAGTGACAAATGGCCATGACGGCACGTGGGTCGCGCATCCTGGAATGGTCCAGACCGCGATGGAACAATTCGACAAGTATATGCCAACACCGAATCAAATCGACAAACCGCGCGATGAAGTTCACGTGACAGCAGAGCAATTAGTGGAAGTTCCAGAAGGCTCGATCACCGAAGAAGGCCTTCGCTCCAATATCTCGGTCGGCATCCAATACATCGCCTCTTGGCTTTCCGGAAACGGCGCTGCCCCCATCAACAACTTAATGGAAGATGCAGCGACAGCAGAAATTTCCCGCTCCCAAGTGT
This is a stretch of genomic DNA from Planococcus maritimus. It encodes these proteins:
- the aceA gene encoding isocitrate lyase, which encodes MVNKQQQIEELNRSWQDDKRWENIERPYTAEDVVKLRGSVLIEQTLAQRGAERLYRQINEMPFVNALGALTGNQAVQQVKAGLQAIYLSGWQVAADANSAGQMYPDQSLYPVNSVPDVVRKINRALQRADQIDSVENTEGFDWFAPIVADAEAGFGGPLNVYELMKSMIEAGAAGVHFEDQLASEKKCGHLGGKVLLPTQNAVKNLVSARLAADVMGVPTLIIARTDADAADLITSDIDKRDHPFITGERTPEGFYRTNPGIDQAIARGLAYAPYADLIWCETSHPNLEEAQQFADAIHAQFPGKMLAYNCSPSFNWAAKLDEETIAKYQVELGKMGYKFQFVTLAGFHALNHSMFELAYDYRDNGMAAYSKLQQAEFASESKGYTATRHQREVGTSYFDEISQIVSGGTSSTTAMKGSTETEQFQTAKG
- the aceB gene encoding malate synthase A, which produces MIRVLTKSNVQITGEAVPGIKEILTPESLVFIEKLHDRFDRRRIELLERRQVRQQELDSGKKLDFLPETKNIREEDWKITPLPEDMKDRRVEITGPTNRKMLINALNSGAKMFMADLEDATAPNWFNVIDGQINLRDAVRRQIDFEIPETGKKYALNEQTAVLMVRPRGWHLPEKNIQINGQPASGSLVDFGLYFFHNAKELIKHGTGPYFYLPKLESHQEARLWNDVFIFAQDELGIPQGTIRATVLIETIMAAFEMDEILYELRDHSAGLNCGRWDYIFSVIKRLRNNPEYIFPDRSQVTMTVPFMKAYTSLCIKTCHRRGAPAMGGMAAQIPVKGDDEANTAAFNKVAEDKRREVTNGHDGTWVAHPGMVQTAMEQFDKYMPTPNQIDKPRDEVHVTAEQLVEVPEGSITEEGLRSNISVGIQYIASWLSGNGAAPINNLMEDAATAEISRSQVWQWIRHPKGVLEDGRKVDVSLFHEVIDQEDASIKRAVGEQRYNTGHYAEARELFTSLTLQSDFAEFLTLPGYEKLN